Proteins encoded within one genomic window of Trichomycterus rosablanca isolate fTriRos1 chromosome 7, fTriRos1.hap1, whole genome shotgun sequence:
- the LOC134317492 gene encoding uncharacterized protein LOC134317492: MRRPSDSAERTTLWTFSISDGLQLHISDPETVSGQKVQRKYDFRLLTSIGSTTSRRKGLTGSENQDVFTETDPLIACGKQCVLSLRPDPTDHAYNKPDNEKPKDDELNETEKSSEKTIPGEQRVWNDIKTGQEVQRSTTRPSTAPAYTRSAPTEVTQPPETSLVRRTSHHDPPDDGTAGNHVLHLYLPGNQLCDRAQNRPEQKDTRGEMHQRMDVKVDGEDTIPTEARHDVNETEERSTGKEEDLKTQSDTTGDTRESKQDTRTEEKQNEPQVGGQSLIKLPEDENSQDKIIQEPSEERITSHQEKHQTYRNSKTSDGMVNIKTHSRSCDNTSIQTKAKFSSTNQQESGKQENVTSKRPKSEASQINTPTQRRQTLTASALLFPCKYKNTPSSPSPCVLPSFYGSSFGVRTPRTPERHRVKLRPTRVGSDNTALKPMTESPPCSERGARGSRPEIMSHERGSVSRKTKTTKTFVWGPEGLQETKCVCELRARMNRCRGSD, encoded by the exons ATGAGGCGTCCAAGCGACAGCGCTGAGCGGACCACGTTATGGACTTTTTCCATAAGTGATGGACTCCAGCTGCACATTTCAGACCCGGAGACGGTGTCGGGTCAAAAGGTGCAGAGAAAATACGACTTCAGGTTACTGACGTCTATTGGAAGCACCACGTCTCGGAGGAAAGGACTCACAGGATCAGAAAACCAGGACGTTTTTACCGAAACTGATCCACTTATAG CATGTGGAAAGCAGTGCGTCCTGTCCCTGAGACCCGACCCGACTGACCATGCCTACAACAAACCTGACAACGAGAAACCAAAAGACGATGAGCTGAACGAGACCGAAAAGAGCTCTGAGAAGACGATCCCGGGTGAACAGAGAGTGTGGAACGATATAAAGACAGGACAGGAGGTGCAGAGATCGACAACTCGACCCTCCACAGCACCTGCGTACACCCGGTCAGCACCGACTGAAGTAACTCAGCCCCCAG AAACCTCACTGGTCCGGAGAACGAGCCACCATGATCCTCCAGACGACGGCACTGCTGGAAATCATGTTCTTCACCTCTATCTGCCAGGAAACCAGCTGTGTGATCGAGCACAAAACAGACCAGAACAAAAGGACACGAG GGGGGAAATGCACCAGAGGATGGACGTCAAAGTGGACGGAGAGGATACGATCCCGACTGAAGCACGGCATGACGTCAACGAGACTGAAGAGCGCAGCACAGGAAAAGAAGAAGATCTTAAAACACAAAGTGACACGACTGGAGACACCAGAGAATCTAAACAGGACACGAGGACTGAAGAAAAACAGAACGAGCCACAAGTGGGTGGTCAGAGCTTGATTAAATTACCGGAGGATGAGAATTCACAAGACAAGATCATTCAGGAACCAAGCGAGGAACGTATCACTTCACACCAGGAAAAACATCAAACATATAGGAACAGCAAGACGTCCGATGGGATGGTTAATATCAAAACTCACTCACGCAGCTGTGACAACACTTCCATCCAAACTAAAGCTAAATTCTCAAGTACAAACCAGCAGGAATCAGGAAAACAAGAGAACGTTACATCTAAAAGACCAAAATCTGAAGCCTCTCAAATCAACACGCCGACCCAGAGAAGGCAAACTCTCACAGCGTCTGCTTTACTGTTCCCCTGCAAGTACAAAAACACGCCCTCCTCGCCCTCTCCGTGTGTCCTGCCATCTTTTTACGGCTCCTCGTTTGGCGTCAGAACCCCTCGTACCCCTGAGCGCCACCGAGTTAAACTACGACCCACCAGAGTCGGGTCTGACAACACAGCTTTAAAACCCATGACTGAATCCCCCCCGTGCTCGGAGCGTGGAGCGAGAGGATCACGCCCCGAAATAATGAGCCACGAGAGGGGGTCTGTGTCTCGTAAAACGAAAACCACCAAGACGTTCGTTTGGGGGCCTGAGGGGCTCCAGGAgacgaagtgtgtgtgtgagctgcgTGCTCGTATGAACAGGTGTCGGGGATCAGACTGA